One genomic segment of Theobroma cacao cultivar B97-61/B2 chromosome 6, Criollo_cocoa_genome_V2, whole genome shotgun sequence includes these proteins:
- the LOC18595350 gene encoding sodium-coupled neutral amino acid transporter 4 — protein sequence MDSNYSAIPKGSHVELQIQNEPQDFRSQKRFLLSDDGNWVNDPKVLHDLDDLNDDVDVDLGSDIDDYALVSSTPNKGSGISGAVFNLTTSIIGAGIMALPATMKVLGIVLGVVLIILMGILSEISVEMLVRFAVSCKAKSYGEVVQIAMGRTARVLSEICIIVNNAGVLVVYLIIMGDVMSGSVRHLGVFDQWLGHGFWDHRKLLILIVLVVFLAPLCVLDRIDSLSTTSAASVALAVIFVVICSVVALIKLIEGKIEAPRMSPDFGSKKSILDLLVVIPIMSNAYICHFNVQPIYNELEGRSPQKMNRVGRITTVLCVVVYASTAVSGFLLFGKDTEADVLTNFDKDLGIKFSTVLNYIVRVGYILHLVLVFPVIHFSLRQTVDTLVFEGSAPLTESRKRSLALTIILLVLIYFGSTMIPNIWTAFKFTGATTAVSLGFTFPALIALKISQQEEGLSLSRIEKFFSWLMLILAVIVSIAGIIGNIYTIQSKSE from the coding sequence ATGGATAGTAATTATTCAGCTATACCCAAAGGCTCACACGTAGAATTGCAAATACAAAATGAACCCCAAGATTTTAGATCCCAGAAAAGATTTCTCCTTTCTGATGATGGAAACTGGGTAAATGATCCCAAGGTTCTTCATGATCTTGATGATCTTAacgatgatgttgatgttgaTCTTGGTAGTGATATTGATGATTATGCCCTTGTTTCAAGTACGCCCAATAAAGGCTCTGGTATTTCTGGTGCTGTCTTTAACTTAACTACCTCAATTATTGGCGCTGGAATCATGGCTCTACCTGCTACTATGAAAGTTCTTGGGATTGTTTTAGGGGTTGTTTTGATAATCCTGATGGGAATTTTGTCCGAAATTAGTGTCGAAATGCTGGTTAGGTTTGCGGTTTCCTGTAAGGCTAAATCGTACGGGGAAGTTGTGCAGATTGCAATGGGGAGAACTGCTAGGGTTTTGTCTGAGATATGTATAATTGTCAACAATGCAGGTGTTTTGGtagtttatttgattattatggGTGATGTTATGTCGGGTTCAGTTCGACATCTTGGGGTTTTCGATCAGTGGTTGGGACATGGTTTTTGGGATCATAGGAAGTTGttgattttgattgttttggtGGTTTTTCTTGCACCACTTTGCGTGTTAGATAGAATTGATTCGTTGAGCACCACTTCAGCTGCTTCAGTTGCTCTGGCTGTTATTTTCGTTGTGATTTGCTCTGTTGTTGCATTGATTAAGCTTATTGAGGGGAAGATTGAGGCTCCAAGGATGAGCCCGGATTTTGGGTCAAAAAAGTCAATTTTGGATTTACTAGTGGTTATCCCAATTATGTCGAATGCTTatatttgtcattttaatgTTCAACCTATATATAATGAGCTTGAAGGGCGATCTCCTCAAAAGATGAATCGAGTGGGAAGGATCACGACTGTTCTTTGTGTAGTGGTGTATGCCTCAACGGCTGTATCAGGGTTTCTGCTCTTTGGGAAGGATACTGAAGCTGATGTCTTGACCAATTTTGATAAGGATCTTGGAATTAAATTTAGCACTGTCTTGAATTATATTGTCCGGGTTGGCTACATTCTTCATTTGGTTCTTGTTTTCCCTGTTATCCATTTTTCCCTGCGGCAAACAGTGGATACCTTGGTTTTTGAGGGATCAGCTCCGCTCACAGAGAGTAGGAAAAGGTCTTTGGCATTAACAATAATATTGCTAGTGCTTATTTATTTTGGATCTACTATGATCCCAAACATTTGGACAGCATTCAAATTTACAGGAGCGACAACAGCTGTTTCATTAGGTTTCACATTCCCTGCTCTCATTGCTTTGAAGATAAGTCAGCAAGAAGAGGGTTTGAGCTTGAGCAGaatagaaaaatttttttcatggttaatgtTAATATTGGCTGTAATAGTTAGCATTGCGGGGATAATTGGAAATATTTATACCATCCAAAGTAAATCTGAatga